One Caretta caretta isolate rCarCar2 chromosome 6, rCarCar1.hap1, whole genome shotgun sequence genomic region harbors:
- the UEVLD gene encoding ubiquitin-conjugating enzyme E2 variant 3 has product MEFSEETLRTQLVKYKFRDLTIEELKNVVKIYPNFRFSVDTYTFKDGSLKDLLNFSGTIPVKYQGNSYNIPICLWILDSHPFAPPICLLKPTINMEISVGKHVDARGRIYLPYLQNWSHPKSIIIGLIKEMIEKFEEELPLYSVSSSDEAKQLELLSYIAKITTGETDMNSKTRVGGQKKDGGFNKVTVIGAGDLGIACVLAIAAKGAADQVVLLDLSEGAAKGGTMDLDIFALPNVEISKDFSASANSKVVVLTVNSLGNAQSYLGVIQSNVDLFRGIVPAVAHYSHNSVLLVASHPVEIMTYVSWKLSAFPKSRVIGIGCNLDTERFQYIITNLLKAQTVGKEAWIIGERGEDKVPAWSGSNLITCHQTEGVVNDNSQEQLANRAMEVLKGKGQKSWSVGLSIADLIESILKNKRKIHSISTLAKGCCNINSEVFLSMPCILGTNGVTEIIKPLKEDKLVAKKLQSSAASIHDLQQQLKL; this is encoded by the exons ATGGAGTTCTCCGAGGAGACGTTGAGGACGCAGCTGGTTAAG TATAAATTCCGGGACCTGACCATAGAAGAACTGAAAAATGTTGTTAAGATCTACCCAAACTTCAGATTCTCCGTGGACACATACA CTTTCAAAGACGGATCCCTTAAAGACCTCTTGAATTTCAGTGGCACTATTCCAGTGAAATATCAGG GTAATTCCTATAACATACCAATTTGTTTGTGGATTTTGGATTCTCATCCTTTTGCTCCTCCCATTTGCTTGCTGAAACCAACTATAAACATGGAAATCTCTGTGGGAAAACACGTAGATGCACGTGGCAGGATATACTTGCCCTATTTGCAAAACTGGAGCCAC CCAAAGTCAATTATCATTGGATTAATCAAAGAAATGATTGAAAAGTTTGAGGAAGAGCTACCTCTGTATTCAGTATCATCTTCCGATGAAGCCAAGCAGTTAGAACTGCTATCCTATATTGCAAAGATAACTACAG gtgAAACTGACATGAATTCAAAGACTAGGGTGGGTGGACAGAAAAAAGATGGAGGCTTTAACAAAGTTACTGTGATTGGAGCAGGAGATCTTGGCATTGCTTGTGTACTAGCAATTGCAGCAAAG GGTGCTGCAGACCAGGTGGTTCTCTTAGACCTCTCAGAAGGAGCAGCAAAAGGAGGAACAATGGACCTGGATATCTTTGCTCTGCCAAATGTAGAGATCAGCAAAG ATTTTTCTGCTTCTGCTAATTCAAAAGTGGTAGTGCTCACCGTTAATTCTCTGGGTAATGCTCAGTCGTATCTTGGTGTCATACAGAGCAATGTGGATCTATTCAGAGGAATTGTCCCAGCAGTAGCACATTATAGTCACAATAGTGTGCTGCTTGTCGCATCTCATCCAG TGGAAATAATGACTTACGTATCATGGAAGCTGAGTGCATTTCCTAAAAGCAGAGTTATCGGAATTGGTTGTAATCTAGACACTGAGAGATTCCAATATATTATCACAAACTTGTTGAAAGCACAGACCGTAGGAAAAGAGGCTTGGATTATCGGCGAACGAGGGGAAGATAAAG tGCCTGCATGGAGTGGTTCTAATTTAATAACATGTCATCAAACTGAAGGAGTAGTGAATGATAACTCTCAGGAGCAGTTGGCAAACAG AGCCATGGAAGTTCTTAAAGGAAAAGGTCAAAAGTCCTGGTCTGTTGGGCTGTCAATAGCTGATCTGATTGAAAgtatactgaaaaataaaagaaagattcATTCCATATCAACTCTGGCAAAG GGGTGTTGCAATATAAACAGTGAAGTATTTTTAAGTATGCCATGTATTCTTGGAACCAATGGAGTGACTGAAATTATCAAACCACTGAAGGAGGATAAGTTGGTGGCAAAG